In Chelonia mydas isolate rCheMyd1 chromosome 19, rCheMyd1.pri.v2, whole genome shotgun sequence, the following are encoded in one genomic region:
- the ELOA gene encoding elongin-A isoform X2 has product MAESVLEVVGKLQSRLSGSSEPKKLLKSLKRLSELPITVDILVETGVGKTVNGLRKHELVGDFAKNLVARWKKLVPVPQEVERNNIDSEERDYERSNSRKRQREPSPKEDEEAEQDYSEAFQPSCSQSYEPNYREKKAKRYSEPERAHEAISYGSQEDKGWGRASPVHSSDQEYSDYGHALSPELRESPQELYMDHSASEEQEVEQTVFHRKANKGQSFQDKLVGSHERNPSESQDKGNLTRSKEHKSSHKEKQRLDTKGEVRTSAFSPERLHKSSFKEQVREAPSAGGSKEKLRTLDSTKREKNRESGGSRKEKSQPHLEEAVDNHKKQKHRDSERAKLEKSRLSLEISNMDREKRKLEGNSSNRSKEKGLSSSLKTTEGKSKASDSDKKSVGFSPSFGEVEVEDEYEQPKMSFESYLSYDQPQKKKKKVVKPPAPPVPERNRGHGKQNGSKASTKSSDSSRKNTSHKQTSEKRAEKKQSGTSKPKKIPIDVMPTLPDIPLPAIQANYRPLPSLELITFSQTKRKMSSPIEEGEAGFTGRRLNSKMQVYSGSKSAYLPKMMSLYEQCIRVLNNNIDSIYEVGGVPFSVLEPVLERCTPDQLYRIEECNHVLIEDTDQLWQNHCIRDFKKEKPEEFESWREMYLRLHDAREQRLLMLTQNIRSAHANKPKGRVAKMAFVNSAAKPPRDVRRRQEKFGTGGAAVPEKIKIKPVLFTPGRSYAQPEEEQSYDGPSTSSAHSGPSPGSATSGYDPRKPPVKKIAPMMAKTIKAFKNRFSRR; this is encoded by the exons ctgctgaaaAGTCTGAAGAGACTTTCTGAGTTGCCTATCACGGTTGACATCCTTGTG GAGACTGGTGTAGGGAAGACTGTGAATGGCTTACGGAAACATGAGCTGGTGGGAGACTTTGCCAAGAACCTAGTAGCCAGATGGAAGAAGCTGGTGCCAGTCCCTCAAGAAGTAGAGCG AAATAACATTGATTCAGAAGAACGTGACTATGAGAGAAGCAACTCTAGGAAACGGCAGCGAGAGCCTTCCCCAAAAGAGGATGAGGAAGCTGAGCAGGATTACTCGGAAGCATTCCAGCCTTCCTGCAGCCAATCATATGAGCCAAACTACAGAGAGAAGAAGGCCAAAAGGTATTCAGAGCCTGAGAGAGCCCATGAGGCCATCAGCTATGGCAGCCAGGAGGacaagggctggggcagagcttcCCCAGTGCACTCCTCAGATCAGGAATACTCGGACTATGGGCACGCTCTGTCACCTGAGCTGAGAGAGAGCCCTCAGGAACTGTACATGGATCACTCTGCCTCTGAGGAACAAGAGGTGGAGCAGACAGTGTTTCATCGGAAAGCTAATAAAGGCCAGAGCTTTCAGGACAAGCTGGTGGGAAGCCACGAAAGGAATCCCAGCGAATCCCAAGACAAAGGAAACCTGACTCGGAGCAAAGAGCACAAGTCCTCTCACAAGGAGAAGCAGCGACTGGACACCAAGGGGGAGGTGAGGACCTCTGCCTTTAGCCCAGAAAGACTGCACAAGTCCTCTTTCAAGGAGCAGGTCCGAGAGGCTCCCTCAGCAGGTGGCAGCAAGGAGAAGCTCAGGACTTTAGACAGCACCAAGAGAGAGAAGAACAGAGAAAGTGGTGGCTCCAGGAAGGAAAAGTCACAACCTCACTTGGAGGAGGCTGTTGACAACCATAAGAAGCAAAAACACCGGGACTCTGAGAGAGCCAAACTGGAAAAGTCCAGGCTAAGCCTGGAGATATCCAACATGGATCGGGAGAAACGGAAGTTAGAGGGTAACTCCTCAAACAGGAGCAAAGAGAAGGGGCTTTCTAGCAGCTTAAAGACTACTGAGGGCAAATCCAAAGCCTCTGACTCAGACAAAAAATCTGTGGGTTTCTCACCGAGTTTTGGGGAGGTGGAAGTGGAGGATGAATATGAGCAGCCTAAAATGTCCTTTGAGTCATACCTCAGCTATGACCAGCcccagaaaaagaagaaaaaagtggtTAAACCCCCTGCTCCTCCAGTCCCTGAGAGAAACAGAGGGCATGGCAAGCAAAATGGGTCTAAAGCCAGTACCAAGAGCTCAGACTCGAGCCGAAAGAACACAAGTCACAAGCAGACAAGCGAGAAAAGGGCAGAGAAGAAGCAATCTGGGACATCCAAACCGAAAAAG ATCCCCATTGATGTGATGCCAACGTTACCAGATATCCCTTTGCCTGCAATTCAGGCAAATTATCGCCCACTTCCCTCTCTCGAGTTGATTACCTTCTCTCAGACAAAGAGGAAAA TGTCCTCGCCCATTGAGGAGGGTGAGGCTGGCTTTACAGGACGCAGGCTGAATTCCAAGATGCAAGTGTATTCGGGTTCTAAATCTGCCTACCTCCCCAAGATGATGTCTCTATATGAGCAGTGCATCAGAGTCCTCAACAACAATATTGACT CAATCTATGAAGTCGGTGGAGTTCCTTTTTCAGTGTTGGAGCCAGTATTGGAGAGATGCACCCCTGATCAACTGTATCGCATTGAGGAATGTAATCAC GTTTTAATTGAGGACACGGATCAGCTGTGGCAGAATCACTGCATCCGGGACTTCAAGAAGGAGAAGCCAGAAGAGTTTGAGTCCTGGAGGGAGATGTACCTCCGACTCCATGATGCCCGAGAACAGCGGCTGCTCATGTTAACACAGAACATCCGCTCAGCTCATGCCAACAAACCCAAAG GCAGAGTGGCCAAGATGGCATTCGTCAATTCAGCAGCAAAGCCACCTCGGGATGTGCGGAGGAGACAAGAGAAATTtggaactggaggagctgctgTACCAGAGAAGATCAA GATAAAACCAGTCCTGTTCACCCCGGGGAGAAGTTATGCCCAGCCCGAGGAGGAGCAGTCCTACGATGGGCCCAGCACTAGCAGCGCCCATTCTGGCCCATCTCCAGGCAGCGCCACCTCCGGCTATGACCCCAGGAAACCACCAGTGAAGA
- the ELOA gene encoding elongin-A isoform X1, whose protein sequence is MAESVLEVVGKLQSRLSGSSEPKKLLKSLKRLSELPITVDILVETGVGKTVNGLRKHELVGDFAKNLVARWKKLVPVPQEVERNNIDSEERDYERSNSRKRQREPSPKEDEEAEQDYSEAFQPSCSQSYEPNYREKKAKRYSEPERAHEAISYGSQEDKGWGRASPVHSSDQEYSDYGHALSPELRESPQELYMDHSASEEQEVEQTVFHRKANKGQSFQDKLVGSHERNPSESQDKGNLTRSKEHKSSHKEKQRLDTKGEVRTSAFSPERLHKSSFKEQVREAPSAGGSKEKLRTLDSTKREKNRESGGSRKEKSQPHLEEAVDNHKKQKHRDSERAKLEKSRLSLEISNMDREKRKLEGNSSNRSKEKGLSSSLKTTEGKSKASDSDKKSVGFSPSFGEVEVEDEYEQPKMSFESYLSYDQPQKKKKKVVKPPAPPVPERNRGHGKQNGSKASTKSSDSSRKNTSHKQTSEKRAEKKQSGTSKPKKIPIDVMPTLPDIPLPAIQANYRPLPSLELITFSQTKRKTVSSPIEEGEAGFTGRRLNSKMQVYSGSKSAYLPKMMSLYEQCIRVLNNNIDSIYEVGGVPFSVLEPVLERCTPDQLYRIEECNHVLIEDTDQLWQNHCIRDFKKEKPEEFESWREMYLRLHDAREQRLLMLTQNIRSAHANKPKGRVAKMAFVNSAAKPPRDVRRRQEKFGTGGAAVPEKIKIKPVLFTPGRSYAQPEEEQSYDGPSTSSAHSGPSPGSATSGYDPRKPPVKKIAPMMAKTIKAFKNRFSRR, encoded by the exons ctgctgaaaAGTCTGAAGAGACTTTCTGAGTTGCCTATCACGGTTGACATCCTTGTG GAGACTGGTGTAGGGAAGACTGTGAATGGCTTACGGAAACATGAGCTGGTGGGAGACTTTGCCAAGAACCTAGTAGCCAGATGGAAGAAGCTGGTGCCAGTCCCTCAAGAAGTAGAGCG AAATAACATTGATTCAGAAGAACGTGACTATGAGAGAAGCAACTCTAGGAAACGGCAGCGAGAGCCTTCCCCAAAAGAGGATGAGGAAGCTGAGCAGGATTACTCGGAAGCATTCCAGCCTTCCTGCAGCCAATCATATGAGCCAAACTACAGAGAGAAGAAGGCCAAAAGGTATTCAGAGCCTGAGAGAGCCCATGAGGCCATCAGCTATGGCAGCCAGGAGGacaagggctggggcagagcttcCCCAGTGCACTCCTCAGATCAGGAATACTCGGACTATGGGCACGCTCTGTCACCTGAGCTGAGAGAGAGCCCTCAGGAACTGTACATGGATCACTCTGCCTCTGAGGAACAAGAGGTGGAGCAGACAGTGTTTCATCGGAAAGCTAATAAAGGCCAGAGCTTTCAGGACAAGCTGGTGGGAAGCCACGAAAGGAATCCCAGCGAATCCCAAGACAAAGGAAACCTGACTCGGAGCAAAGAGCACAAGTCCTCTCACAAGGAGAAGCAGCGACTGGACACCAAGGGGGAGGTGAGGACCTCTGCCTTTAGCCCAGAAAGACTGCACAAGTCCTCTTTCAAGGAGCAGGTCCGAGAGGCTCCCTCAGCAGGTGGCAGCAAGGAGAAGCTCAGGACTTTAGACAGCACCAAGAGAGAGAAGAACAGAGAAAGTGGTGGCTCCAGGAAGGAAAAGTCACAACCTCACTTGGAGGAGGCTGTTGACAACCATAAGAAGCAAAAACACCGGGACTCTGAGAGAGCCAAACTGGAAAAGTCCAGGCTAAGCCTGGAGATATCCAACATGGATCGGGAGAAACGGAAGTTAGAGGGTAACTCCTCAAACAGGAGCAAAGAGAAGGGGCTTTCTAGCAGCTTAAAGACTACTGAGGGCAAATCCAAAGCCTCTGACTCAGACAAAAAATCTGTGGGTTTCTCACCGAGTTTTGGGGAGGTGGAAGTGGAGGATGAATATGAGCAGCCTAAAATGTCCTTTGAGTCATACCTCAGCTATGACCAGCcccagaaaaagaagaaaaaagtggtTAAACCCCCTGCTCCTCCAGTCCCTGAGAGAAACAGAGGGCATGGCAAGCAAAATGGGTCTAAAGCCAGTACCAAGAGCTCAGACTCGAGCCGAAAGAACACAAGTCACAAGCAGACAAGCGAGAAAAGGGCAGAGAAGAAGCAATCTGGGACATCCAAACCGAAAAAG ATCCCCATTGATGTGATGCCAACGTTACCAGATATCCCTTTGCCTGCAATTCAGGCAAATTATCGCCCACTTCCCTCTCTCGAGTTGATTACCTTCTCTCAGACAAAGAGGAAAA CAGTGTCCTCGCCCATTGAGGAGGGTGAGGCTGGCTTTACAGGACGCAGGCTGAATTCCAAGATGCAAGTGTATTCGGGTTCTAAATCTGCCTACCTCCCCAAGATGATGTCTCTATATGAGCAGTGCATCAGAGTCCTCAACAACAATATTGACT CAATCTATGAAGTCGGTGGAGTTCCTTTTTCAGTGTTGGAGCCAGTATTGGAGAGATGCACCCCTGATCAACTGTATCGCATTGAGGAATGTAATCAC GTTTTAATTGAGGACACGGATCAGCTGTGGCAGAATCACTGCATCCGGGACTTCAAGAAGGAGAAGCCAGAAGAGTTTGAGTCCTGGAGGGAGATGTACCTCCGACTCCATGATGCCCGAGAACAGCGGCTGCTCATGTTAACACAGAACATCCGCTCAGCTCATGCCAACAAACCCAAAG GCAGAGTGGCCAAGATGGCATTCGTCAATTCAGCAGCAAAGCCACCTCGGGATGTGCGGAGGAGACAAGAGAAATTtggaactggaggagctgctgTACCAGAGAAGATCAA GATAAAACCAGTCCTGTTCACCCCGGGGAGAAGTTATGCCCAGCCCGAGGAGGAGCAGTCCTACGATGGGCCCAGCACTAGCAGCGCCCATTCTGGCCCATCTCCAGGCAGCGCCACCTCCGGCTATGACCCCAGGAAACCACCAGTGAAGA
- the ELOA gene encoding elongin-A isoform X3 produces MAESVLEVVGKLQSRLSGSSEPKKETGVGKTVNGLRKHELVGDFAKNLVARWKKLVPVPQEVERNNIDSEERDYERSNSRKRQREPSPKEDEEAEQDYSEAFQPSCSQSYEPNYREKKAKRYSEPERAHEAISYGSQEDKGWGRASPVHSSDQEYSDYGHALSPELRESPQELYMDHSASEEQEVEQTVFHRKANKGQSFQDKLVGSHERNPSESQDKGNLTRSKEHKSSHKEKQRLDTKGEVRTSAFSPERLHKSSFKEQVREAPSAGGSKEKLRTLDSTKREKNRESGGSRKEKSQPHLEEAVDNHKKQKHRDSERAKLEKSRLSLEISNMDREKRKLEGNSSNRSKEKGLSSSLKTTEGKSKASDSDKKSVGFSPSFGEVEVEDEYEQPKMSFESYLSYDQPQKKKKKVVKPPAPPVPERNRGHGKQNGSKASTKSSDSSRKNTSHKQTSEKRAEKKQSGTSKPKKIPIDVMPTLPDIPLPAIQANYRPLPSLELITFSQTKRKTVSSPIEEGEAGFTGRRLNSKMQVYSGSKSAYLPKMMSLYEQCIRVLNNNIDSIYEVGGVPFSVLEPVLERCTPDQLYRIEECNHVLIEDTDQLWQNHCIRDFKKEKPEEFESWREMYLRLHDAREQRLLMLTQNIRSAHANKPKGRVAKMAFVNSAAKPPRDVRRRQEKFGTGGAAVPEKIKIKPVLFTPGRSYAQPEEEQSYDGPSTSSAHSGPSPGSATSGYDPRKPPVKKIAPMMAKTIKAFKNRFSRR; encoded by the exons GAGACTGGTGTAGGGAAGACTGTGAATGGCTTACGGAAACATGAGCTGGTGGGAGACTTTGCCAAGAACCTAGTAGCCAGATGGAAGAAGCTGGTGCCAGTCCCTCAAGAAGTAGAGCG AAATAACATTGATTCAGAAGAACGTGACTATGAGAGAAGCAACTCTAGGAAACGGCAGCGAGAGCCTTCCCCAAAAGAGGATGAGGAAGCTGAGCAGGATTACTCGGAAGCATTCCAGCCTTCCTGCAGCCAATCATATGAGCCAAACTACAGAGAGAAGAAGGCCAAAAGGTATTCAGAGCCTGAGAGAGCCCATGAGGCCATCAGCTATGGCAGCCAGGAGGacaagggctggggcagagcttcCCCAGTGCACTCCTCAGATCAGGAATACTCGGACTATGGGCACGCTCTGTCACCTGAGCTGAGAGAGAGCCCTCAGGAACTGTACATGGATCACTCTGCCTCTGAGGAACAAGAGGTGGAGCAGACAGTGTTTCATCGGAAAGCTAATAAAGGCCAGAGCTTTCAGGACAAGCTGGTGGGAAGCCACGAAAGGAATCCCAGCGAATCCCAAGACAAAGGAAACCTGACTCGGAGCAAAGAGCACAAGTCCTCTCACAAGGAGAAGCAGCGACTGGACACCAAGGGGGAGGTGAGGACCTCTGCCTTTAGCCCAGAAAGACTGCACAAGTCCTCTTTCAAGGAGCAGGTCCGAGAGGCTCCCTCAGCAGGTGGCAGCAAGGAGAAGCTCAGGACTTTAGACAGCACCAAGAGAGAGAAGAACAGAGAAAGTGGTGGCTCCAGGAAGGAAAAGTCACAACCTCACTTGGAGGAGGCTGTTGACAACCATAAGAAGCAAAAACACCGGGACTCTGAGAGAGCCAAACTGGAAAAGTCCAGGCTAAGCCTGGAGATATCCAACATGGATCGGGAGAAACGGAAGTTAGAGGGTAACTCCTCAAACAGGAGCAAAGAGAAGGGGCTTTCTAGCAGCTTAAAGACTACTGAGGGCAAATCCAAAGCCTCTGACTCAGACAAAAAATCTGTGGGTTTCTCACCGAGTTTTGGGGAGGTGGAAGTGGAGGATGAATATGAGCAGCCTAAAATGTCCTTTGAGTCATACCTCAGCTATGACCAGCcccagaaaaagaagaaaaaagtggtTAAACCCCCTGCTCCTCCAGTCCCTGAGAGAAACAGAGGGCATGGCAAGCAAAATGGGTCTAAAGCCAGTACCAAGAGCTCAGACTCGAGCCGAAAGAACACAAGTCACAAGCAGACAAGCGAGAAAAGGGCAGAGAAGAAGCAATCTGGGACATCCAAACCGAAAAAG ATCCCCATTGATGTGATGCCAACGTTACCAGATATCCCTTTGCCTGCAATTCAGGCAAATTATCGCCCACTTCCCTCTCTCGAGTTGATTACCTTCTCTCAGACAAAGAGGAAAA CAGTGTCCTCGCCCATTGAGGAGGGTGAGGCTGGCTTTACAGGACGCAGGCTGAATTCCAAGATGCAAGTGTATTCGGGTTCTAAATCTGCCTACCTCCCCAAGATGATGTCTCTATATGAGCAGTGCATCAGAGTCCTCAACAACAATATTGACT CAATCTATGAAGTCGGTGGAGTTCCTTTTTCAGTGTTGGAGCCAGTATTGGAGAGATGCACCCCTGATCAACTGTATCGCATTGAGGAATGTAATCAC GTTTTAATTGAGGACACGGATCAGCTGTGGCAGAATCACTGCATCCGGGACTTCAAGAAGGAGAAGCCAGAAGAGTTTGAGTCCTGGAGGGAGATGTACCTCCGACTCCATGATGCCCGAGAACAGCGGCTGCTCATGTTAACACAGAACATCCGCTCAGCTCATGCCAACAAACCCAAAG GCAGAGTGGCCAAGATGGCATTCGTCAATTCAGCAGCAAAGCCACCTCGGGATGTGCGGAGGAGACAAGAGAAATTtggaactggaggagctgctgTACCAGAGAAGATCAA GATAAAACCAGTCCTGTTCACCCCGGGGAGAAGTTATGCCCAGCCCGAGGAGGAGCAGTCCTACGATGGGCCCAGCACTAGCAGCGCCCATTCTGGCCCATCTCCAGGCAGCGCCACCTCCGGCTATGACCCCAGGAAACCACCAGTGAAGA